The segment AGCCCATTCCTATCAAATTATATCAATGGCGGactttaaacaaatgaaaatagaTACACTAGTGTTCAGATGACAACAAAATTGTTTCCTTTATGTGATGACATGCTCacaatctgttgttgtttttttaaatattttattgagatATTGATTGATTTATAAGGTAAAAATAACcttcagatgtttttttttttattgaatattattcaGTCATAAAcatttctgataaaaaaaaatgtccatgaGACTTTAATAATTTtgcatgttttggatgttccttcagaatcttcaattctgaagtgTTCTAGCCTAAACCTCCCGCATAGCGCAGGAATGTAAACAATGTAAGTCACACAGACATTCTTCCATCagaaatttatatatttgaataatattttttttttaaacaacatttGGTACAGGCCATTTGTATACAGTAGTTTATGGCTTTAAAATTTGAACCTTATTTTATACACTGTTTCAACCTTTTCAAAttgaacagaatttttttttttcatctaatagacctgaaatatagacaaagtaTTTTGAAAGGTCTGATAGAATAGAAAAGAATTTTGAAACCCATAAATGTAGTTGAACAAATATTGCAATGTTTACCCATTTTGAGTTGATAGTTCTCCCTAATAATGCCAACATAATGCTAGGATGtgtgacaatttttttaatttttttttatgaatttttttctaCTTGATTATATAGGGAAAATGAAAGCATTACTAGAAAGATctggaaataaaatgtatacaaatgTTGTCCTAGCTATGTTAGATAGTTCTGTTGGTATAGTTTTTGAAATCTTATGCATGATGTGAGTTTTTATTTCCCTGTTAATAGATTAGATTTCCTTGCAGGGATCTTCTGTGTCAGTGTTGACTTTTTATAGAAATCTTTTaattgattacaaaaaaaaattttggagATCAAGTCCTTTAGAAGGTCTTGTGTTACAGAAATTCAATGCCATtattgcatttataaaaaaaaaatgttcatttttttatacagaGTGATATATTCCAACAAGTTAGTTGAAAAGTAAACGGTTGGAAAATAATATTGTAGCTGAATCAAATAATAAAGAACATgccaatttttttattgacatgaaATCTCAAAGCGTATTGAAAATTTTTGTTAACGAAACAGGTGTGGTAATTTTTGATGTATTAGTATTAATCTATTGGCAATGCAGCATCTgctttaagttgttttttttttttttactacactaCTATCATCACTTTTCTCTTTGAATGCATTGTAATTATTTAGACTTTGCTGATCTACATGCTGTGCTTAGATAACTGAGCTTTATGGAAAGTGATCTAAAAATAATAGCTCTTCTTTATCATTCTTCTACTCTTAGGTCAGGTCCCGCTAAAAAGGATGATGATTTGCCAGCAGAATATCTGGCCAGCCCACTTTCTAAACAACCTCAAGTAAGCAGTGCACTGAAAAAAGCAAGTCATTTATAACTCaataaatgttgtttatttgttgttgtttttttaaacagtagtCAGTGGTCTTATATATAGTTTTGGGTGTTACttaagaaatgaagattattgtGTCTTACCCTATTGCAGCAAGCAGAACTCAAACTTTGACCTTAGTGATGACAgcctgtgacaggtggggaaatgtgacgtgtgtttggcgcgttttatgtctaggggatgattatttttaaagctatcacacaccaacctatcagcatatgaatcgggagcagacacgcaacgagacaagcaatgaaagatagatacaaaagttaaaaataaagaatatttatttacatgaatatacatataagaataaaaagggggagggtttgcatctatctctaagtaatactagatttaatcatcactcttgcacctaataagagagtatgtcactttgtcctctgacttagctggttttcctgttgatgtcgcagctggctgtgtcctggcttgaggttctgcagctggaggtggcgctctagcggatagagggacgccggtgatttagttcttgtggagtttcaatccaaagttctgatatctgtagaggccacagtagggcgggtggccggctaccgtgggcacaaggttactgcgggcagagctgatctgccgtgggcagcgtagttgacaggatatgtccagtgagttacagagggttggcgtagctatgacgtctcgcacagacctgagtccatagggacgtcgcacctaataagatgacaggtgggctgttgaataggcgggcaatgccgatagcgccaagtagtagagttgagtagtgtcgtgtagacactgaacagcaatagcaaataggcagatctcagtaggaaagtgcagtgctgaatagcactaagcacaaatgcaggtaaataggcagtaggtgattctcgatagcaaataaataggcaagtgcagcgctgaatagcactaagcacaaatgcaggtaaataatccgataaataggcagacacctgagggaggcaccagttattcctctaggagtaagaataaatgaagcagtccagactcgatagctcagctcgaatgagaaatgaaagagtctGGCtttatttggatctactttatataggcctggaaaatgtgggcggaaacaggaaatgtcctaggctaagaattatcttacacgtgggtgaattagacttgagatgggagtcaCACATTGGTAATGTCGAGAGGcactttgactcgagtaatctcctagatcaaagagagacgtaggagaaaggggggggggaggagtgacttgcattccacacaaggtggtgtccactgcagctgtcagacatcctgccaataagatcaaagagtctgtgtgtatctttgccccggtcaagggaagataaatcgaaagacgtggcctagctatctccaatgtggtcaactaagtctagcctggagaggaaaaggtggtgcgggtgaagaatttgggggtaggatggggaaataattaaaataaaataaataaataatgaaaaataataattaatgctgtgataaatttgagtgactctgacagcgagtttttgacttgtcacacagCCCAAAGCCCATACCACTAGACCAGGCAACCTGTTCTTATCTTGTAatttacagatgttccttcataaacaaaaaaaagtcacttgCACTAAAAAATGTGTCTGAAAATATTTTGATGTAGTTTTTTatgtacatacatatatatagtgaATGGGAACTCAAAAGTTAGATAGATCAATTACTAattatagtagattcttatataaggcacaccgtattcgggaactaggtcaaatttttatttggtgacagtttaacttacaaaaaaactgaaagcagattcttattctgcaactaaaggactataaaaatagctgtgtttctttgaattaccactcatagtcaagattttatttaaaaataaagtaggtcacttcatgctcctatactaaacgcagtttttgtgctttctccttcaGCGCACACTGAGTAAACACCAGTAAACACCACTATATGTTATTGCtattaaattatatctgtgttaattaaaaattatttagattgtattaatagcagtagattcacttctgcaatatgtatttatagtatattgcctctctctctctctctctctctctctctctctctatatatatatatatatataaggtgacactacacgcttagtgtatacctctcctcaccaccagctcacctggcgtgatcacctgcagtgggcatggtctctggcttcaaattagcagcccacactttttctttcattcataaattatatattctagatatctcaaTCTAGGTCATGCTTTTTCgttgaaaaaaatcaaagtttatcaatcccaataatatttcttattatgaTTTTGCCTTGTTTACTAcaggagaatgtgttaaattcattattattcgttgaaacacctcctttattaattttaacagctaacagtataaatgtgattggaatgtctttctaaagatgtttggaagcttataacacctccttttttaattttaacagctaacagtataaatgtgattggaatgtctttctaaagatgtttggtatattatattttgatatatccatcagcctacgatcaaataggctcataatatagccctCATCctttatatgggtatgaattgccaggggaggttaaaacaatagctttacatacatggttactgagaatctaaaaaactgccatctacTTTGGAAAAGGGGAACAAAAATataggaacttatctaaaatagGACATGTGCAGTCCCGAAAtgtcgtttttagctccaaacataaaaacaaatgaattataaacaaaaaagctTCGCGTTTCTTGAAGGAGAATGTGATGAGCTGTGCCTTACATAaaaatctactatatatatcaTCTGGAAAAATAACTCCCtcattattattgcatttcCAATATATGAAGCTTGATATAAAACtagataaataatttaattccatcttctgttttgaagctTGTCAAGTATATTCCAGTAACATTGGTCACATTCTTTCACTAGATACCGGCCAGTAAAACTGAACAAGAGCAACAAGAGGAAGAAGAATTGCAGCTAGCATTGGCTTTGTCCAAATCAGAACATGAAACTAAAGAAAAAGAGGTATGTTTATTTATGTCAGTAATGATGCTTCATTACTATATTAATAATGCTTGGGtctcattttacatttaattattaataatgttGCTGGAGTTATTAGTAAAGAATTTTCAGTTTTCTTGTTACACATGGGTGTCAGAAATGATGACAAAATGTATTAACtttctcatttttttgtttcgtttcaaAAGGCTTCATTTTCAAAGTACTTTTcttaaagttatattttttctGCATTCATTGATCTTGTCTCTTTAGTCATCTTCcacataatttcttttttttttgtgccacACCATCAGTGCAGGGTAATATCATCAATGTAGCATGAAATGACAATTTCTCCAGGTTCTTTTGTACTTATCCACCTTTGTTTTCCCTGAGAATAAGTGCCCTTAGTGCCTTTTTATTTGCTGGCTTATACAAAGTATGGCTGTTTCAGCTTCCCATTGactttttcattattttgttgtgCTTTAGTGGCTAATTAGTAAGACAGTTGTAGTTATATATTATGCTTTCCAGAGAGAACGTTTGCGATCAAACTATGGAGTGTATGGAGGTAAGACCAATAGTGAGAGACCCATATCTCCTGCCAAGACTGTGACTGTTGCTCCAGCTgtaagtttattattattttttttattattatatttataataaataaaagggGGCTGGAAACTCAGGCCCCTAGTTTGAATCATTAAGACAtaatttatcaaaataaattgtGTAAACCCTTAGATTCAGCTTGTAAATGTCAAGTTTCAGAGATACTTTCATaaaaacatttccacaaatCTTAACAAATTTTGTATATGATTTTATTGCTTCTGTAGCCACTTGACACATCAGACATGGATCCAGAGCTGGCCCGTTATCTTAACCGCCACTTCTGGCAGCAGAAATCTGAGACTCAAGGCACCCAGCAGCAGCAGACTGCCACTACAGTTCCATCAGCACCATCTGTCAATTCTGAGCCTAGAATGAGCACTGGACAGATCAATGAGGTTAATCTTATATTCTTTATGCACTTTGTAGGCACTGTTCATTCCTTAACTCATTAGCTACTAATGCAACCAAATGCGCCCTTCCCCCCTAATGTGCCCAAATGCAGCCGCCACAGCACACACACAGCGTGACTTGCGTAGCTCTCGTTTTCCTGCGCGACGCGGGTGTTATTTTGAGCTGGctgggttttttaaaaagtagaaatatagatcatttctttaaaaaaaataaacggaTGTTTTTACGTCTTTCGCTTCAGTTTCTATGGGCCTTCAAAGTtcggtgatttttttttcaatttttcttagCTGCGCAGGTCATTTTCTCAATACCTTTCAATTTTTAGACCCATTATCGCaaataatacactaaatacagctAATAATGAGCTTGATATTGATCAAGACATTGATTATTAGAATTTAGcgctacatttaaacttagatctagtccgattcagagagagagtgaagtaAGCATTAGATGTATCatctagtctacatctagactatTCTGGATCTAGCGTCAATGAATCTTCAACTTCTTTGACTGATATTTTGAACAGTTTTTATTTACCACATGAAAACTtttaatgaaatagatctagttggggGTGTTCACAACGTTGGTTTGGACAATGGTTTGATTACTTTTACTTTGTAATGCTAGAAGTAATGAAATCTGAGACACATGCAGAACCACATCAGCATGATGCTATGTTCAGGCAACTAAGGGCCTCACGCGCATCCAGTGAAAGTCAGTAAATACTCAAGACATATACAGATTTTATATATAAGCATAATGTttattgtataggcctactaaattccTACTTGTAAACATTACTGGTCTTTGGGTAAATGTTAAAGGTTACCAAAAATTACAGAtctgatggggggggggggtgtccaccagtctttaaaaaaatcaggcACTTGAACAAATTTTCGTCTTTAcctgtttgtttttattgtttgaatcttgtaaaacctattcaaattatacatcattttaaaggtcatccatttctctttttttagaagtattttttgttattgatagatgttgttttatgttttttagcggcccccgaaaggggaaaaagacactattagttttgtgtgaaatgtctgtccgtccttcccatttagatctcgtaaactagaaaagatattgaaaatccgacatcacaatattttagaccattcaaagttctgatgcaacggctacttttttttttctgaaagcaaaaattctaatttttaaaatcagttatgcaagcagttttttaaagagaaaaagctaattagtatgcattataagttagaccttatttaaaatgattagtaatcttataaacgtCATTTTTCATGAAATAGTATTTTATtgcggaaatgtttttttttttttattgagtatTTGATTAAGATATttagccttttcaaaacaattagatcaattataagacatcagttaggccaggggaggcgcttggcttccgaaccgggggacctgggttcgaatcctggtgaagactgggattttcaagtttggaatctttgggcgcctctgagtccactcagctctaatgggtacctgacattagttgggtaaaaataaaggcagttggtcgttgtgctggctacatgacacccttgttaaccgtaggccacaaaaacagatgaactttacatcatctgccctatagaccacaaggtctataaGGGAGAataagttaggccaggttcacatctaacttaacattcactttcacctatcctttgatctgctggaccgttggggcactacacaagatctgttaaccttctttctccattcttatctctcatttgtctttgatataattttattcggatgttctttctgaaaatattgaagcctgcctgtgtggaccacttcgggggccgattttgagtttgtgtttccacacaaactatcttttgtaaccttgttaaaatatattttgtaaagtcaGTCTATTTCTGTTTTGGAGTTACCTCCCTTTGCTTAGTATTTAGAGAGATGCTGCTTAGGTATGGGCTTAGTAGCTAATGAGTTAAGAAATAGAGGAGGCTGTATGCTAGATGATtgattgatatttaaaaaaacaacagccctATTTGATTATCTGGTTACCatcctcatcatcatcttcattacCATTTTGGGAGGGTTCAGATAATCAGACCTAGTTCTGAAATGGTTCCCAGATTAGGCAACTCTCCatacattttgttatttaagGGTTATCCTGGGGCCAGTATCTCAATCATGACAAGTTTAGTCTTAATACATTGGATCTGATGGGAAATTTTATAGTAAGCTTCATTTTTACTTTAATCTGGTACTCTCTATGATTTTTTTCACCTCTTCCAGAGAGTATGGTATTTCTGACTGCTTTCTCATTCTACCATATTGAACCAGTTTGTCAaaggtttaattttatttaatttacatgtttcgaaGAACTATTAAAGAGCAGTTTCCTTCTTGGTTTTTAAGAGTAGCCTTGAGATGTTTAATTATAGAGAAATCcttagttttttaatgtttatgggGTATTTTCAGTGTATGTCAGGAAAACAATGTGACTACTCAGTGTAAGTTCAATAGGTTGGCAGCTTCTAGTACTAATCAACAAATATTCCTATTTTGTTCAGtataaaaggaaaacaaagcattactcatttttttagttttatttgtgattACATGTCATTTAAATGTGATTATTGCACAGAAATGATACAACTTGGCAAACTGAAAAACTCTAGGCATTTTTAAGCCTCATTCTataatgaaaacaattttttacttGTGTTAATAGTTAATAGCAAAAACTAATGCAAAATTAAATTAGGCTATAAAAGTTTTCTATAATAAGTTTCTAAAATTCCTTTAATTTTGAATTCcataaataaaatttcaaatatttctaattgtaaCTCAATAATATCACAGAAAACACTCATTAGTCTTATTCTGCTTCTAGATAGAAACCAATTTTGCTAACTTCTGTATTATTGGTGTAATGAGTATCATAAGTAAATCATTTTGAACTAAATGTTTTGAGtgattagaatttagatcatttTTTTGGCTGAGCTTATTGGAAAAAAGAATTGTGcttaattataaaactaaaatccaTGTACACGTACTGGatttagaaaactaaaaataatatttcttcattatttattttaaatatagtgttaaaataaaataataatttgctgTGACCTGCCTGACTGTcttcaacacatttttttcccctaaaattcaaatgttcttttgtttaagatttttttgtgttgagatttttacttttttatcaaCTTACTTCTTTGTTTCAATGTCATGCTCACCGAATATAAATCTATTAGATCACAAAGTCACAGCAACATGTAGATGTATAAATGTTGACACATCATGACCATTGCACTATTTGTGTTCCTCATACATCATCCAGTCACCACCAGTAGTATCCTCTCATCTGTACCAGAATGGAGACACTGAGGACAGTCAGGAGCAGTTCCTCTCAGCCCTCCAGGGATCCCTGGAGATTTTCGTCAACCGCATGAGGAGTAACTCCCAGCGTGGCAGACCCATAGCCAATGACTCTGCTGTGCAGTCACTGTTTGCTGTGATCAGTGAGATGCACCCACAACTGATGACACACATACAAGAGAAGGAGGAGGACAGAGGTATGAAGTGACTaacatgttagagagagagaacaagctTAGGGAAACATTCAATTTGACATTCGTATACTAATATCTTATTAAACAATAAGTCTGGTCCTTCAGACCTTGAGTAGAGTTTCTTTATAGTTTTCTGTTTTTCATATTAAGGCCTCATTAACAActatgtccagtctagatttTACAGTAGTCATTCTaagcaaatagaaaaaaataaacgactaaaaacatttgaaaaacaaCTCTATCAGATTTAGATTAAACTTAAGCAAGATCacacttttttgtttgaaaataattatagtaaccaattaaaaataaatttaaacatcATGTTTTCACATAAAAGTAGTTCActtaattttagtttgaatatTCTATGAGTCTAAAATAGCTCTATTTGTAACTGTCAGTAAAATTTTAATGCAGATTGAACTTTTCACGTTTTGCCTTCTATCCCTTTAATGATCACTTCTGTCTCTGgttcttctgttttctacaCCAGGCCAGACTTTTCATTAGCTGTCTTGCATTTACATTCTAGTGTTATACTGTCCACATTTGTATGTTGTTGAACATGGAAAAGAGTTCTAGTGATAAGATTTGGATTTTCTTTGTCAGCTcttcaaaacaaatgttaattgTGATGTTCCATCAATACTGTTCAATTTCAGCTTACTATGAGGGGTTACAGGATAAACTTACACAGTTGAGAGATGCTAGAGAAGCTTTGGACTCATTGAGAGAAGAACacagagagaagaagagaagacAGGCAGAGGAGATGGAGAGATTACGTCAGATTCAAATGATGCAAAAACTTGAAGTTATGAGACAAAAGAAACATGTAGGCATTCATCCCTTTTCTTAACTTTTTACGTTGATACTTATTAATATCAGATATGAACAAAATCAGTTGTCTGTGTTTGTATTGTGTAATTATatgtgttgtgtctgttctagttagtagtatttcttttcttggtatatttAACCTTTATTTATCACTTTGTcatatgaatttattttatgtttagtATTCTAATTAAGCTTTAATCTTCAATGCtagttaaaatgtatattttaaacatacaGGAGTATTTAGAGATGCAACGCCAGCTTGCTCTACAGAGACTTCAGGAGCAGGAGAGAGAAATGGCTGCAAGGTTTGAACAGCAGAAACATTTAACTCACATCAGGCAGATGCAAACTTTTGGCTATCCCCAGGTACATTTGTTTAGCCATCCTTCAACTTATGTAATGTCACTGATTGCCATAGCTTGTACTTACAATCTTTTATAGTATTCCTAGTCTAGTATTTActatttatctatatctatctatatatatagagagagagagagatagagagagaattaTCCTCATGttttaaatgaatgaaatgtgaGATGTAGCCTTAAGATTAGCAGAACATCATTATCTGACCTTTAGATGCTATAAAAAAACTTCTTTCTAGTTGTTTCAAACCTAAAGTGTCTTGTTAGTCTTTTTAGGTTTGACAAACATAATATCTGTTTCTAATCTTAGAAGTTCACTCTAACATAAGGTCTCTTTTTAGTTTGTGAAGTTCTTCCAAACATAAGGTCTCTCTTTAGTTTATGAAGTTCTTCCAAACATAAGGTCTCTCTTTAGTTTATGAAGTTCTTCCAAACATAAGGTCTCTCTTTATTTTATGAAGTTCCTTCAAACATCAGGTCTCTCTTTAGTTTATGAAGTTCTTCCAAACATAAGGTCTCTCCTTAGTTTATGAAGTTCCTCCAAACATAAGGTCTCTCCTTAGTTTATGAAGTTCTTCCAAACATAAGGTCTCTCCTTAGTTTATGAAGTTCCTCCAAACATAAGGTCTCTCCTTACTTTATGAAGTTATTCCAAACATAAGGTCTCTCCTTAGTTTATGAAGTTCCTCCAAACATAAGGTCTCTCCTTAGTTTATGAAGTTCTTCCAAACATAAGGTCTCTCCTTAGTCTTTAAGTTGACCCAAACACAAGATCTCTCCAAAGTCTATAAAGTTTATCCCATCATAAGGTCTCTTCTTAGTATATGAAGTTCTTCCTAACGTAAGGCCTTGGGAAAATTTGTTCAGTTCTAGAAAACTCATCCTATTTACTTAGCCTCATACATAATGACTCATCTGAGGGTCCCACACTAAGGCTAACCTGGCTTTGATGTTGGTATCATTTCTTTACAAATTCAAAATTTTCCTAAATTTTTATCTCAATATTTCATTTTGCACTCATCTctctgagttttttttaaagtgttattagatgtttaaacaaataaaacattattacatgaCATTCAATTTAACATGTTTTCATTTTACACTTAACAGGCCTACCCACAAACCATGATTGGTCAACCAGGTTTACCACCAAATGGGGCAATGGCATCACATGGTTACACATCTGGAGGGGGTTCTACTGAGGGATCACCTGTGCATCGTGTAGGGGTACCACCAGAAAGTTACATGCAACAGGTAATCTGTTTTGTTTACCTGGCTACTTATGTCTGAATAAAGTGAGATAATTGCTGTCACTCCAGCAGTATTTATTGGTCTTGTCTGCTTAGTCTTGTGTCACATAATAATTTGACACACCGTCACTGCAGGATTATATCATCAATGTAGCATAAAATGTCAAACCTCTTCCAGGTCTGTTGTACTTTACCAACCTTTCCTTTCCTTGAGTGCCTTGTTATTTGCTGGCTTGTTCAAAGTATGGCTGTTCCAGCTTCCTTGGGACTTTTTATTCTCATGGACTTGGCAGAAACTGCAAAAGAGCCTACAGTTCAGTAGCTAAAACAGAAAACTGGCTAGAGAAAATAGTCTTGGTTAATGGACTTTTCCCTTGTATGCATTTCATgtgggttaaaaaaaatatcaacaaaattGAAACTATATATACTGGCCTTTAACCATGacctattttgttttacattgacAGTTCTCCACCTTAACCTTGATTAAACtacattttgagtttgtttttgtttctttaaatttcagTTTATCaccttttgtttgtaaaaaacaactttttttttgttgaacactATAGCCTCATGGACCTCAAGGGATGTCTCTCCCTCCACATCTCACTCAAGGGGAACAACCAGGGATGTATCATATGGGTGCACAGTATGGTGCCATGGGCCCATCAAGCATGCCCCCAACAGGATACCAAACAGAAGCTATGTTAGGCCCACAGGGTTATGCCATTCAGGTACAAACTTAATGTGAAACCTAACATTACAAAAATGTGTCAGTTGATATAAAAAGACTGCATCTGCCaaatagattttcttttgcttatattaatttgttttgatCCTACCCCAGGGAGAACAAGGACCAATGAGCATGGCAGCGCAACATTCCACAGTGGGACCAATGTCTGCTCCTAATATGGGTAACTAGTTGCACTTTTTGTCCATCATTTATTATCATCAGTCAATCTAATTCAACTTTCAATAATTTTAATTGCATTCTTCTCCACATTAATCAACAGAAGAGAATTTTTTCTGTATTAGTATTTGCAATATGttcaacactaaaaaaaaacacatttgtttTAATGACATGTATTTTACATCAAATATTCTCAGAGGCAAGgatacatttttattgaaaacaGTTAACTAGACTATTAGTTTAAGccatcattttttaaagtttattaataaaaaaatcttaagtgaaacttacataattatttttactCCAACATGTGTTAAAAACATTTGTCATAGGGCTGTTTCACTCCCCAGGTAACTACAGTGGTGTATATGGCCAGATGCCCACAGCTGTCCATCACCCCAATCCTTCATTGGGTGGTATAGAAGGTGCAGCAAGTTATGCTGGGGCACCTACGCCTCAAGAGTTTCAGTCTTTTAACATGCCAGGTATAGAACAATGTTGGTGAAACTTATTTCTGTACATCTTGGTattctgttaagtttgatatGCCATGTGACTTTTAGTGAAGCATAGAGTATGTATGTACACATTAACTTATTCTTGAATTCTTCATTAGCACCCTTTTCAGTGTATGGGATACAGCACAGTTTATTTGTGCATTTCTTTCACATCCTGCCAACCTTCCCATGTCTCTTTTAGTCTACAGTTGTCcaattgtaactttt is part of the Biomphalaria glabrata chromosome 2, xgBioGlab47.1, whole genome shotgun sequence genome and harbors:
- the LOC106065411 gene encoding hepatocyte growth factor-regulated tyrosine kinase substrate-like isoform X1 is translated as MFGGGSSNFTKNLEKATSQLLLEPDWNAVLQIVDSIRQEDVQAKLALQAIRKKIGNENPHVSMFALQVLEACVKNCGSSFHNEVATKEFMEYLKDLVKARQVSIRNDPVKEKILELIQCWSHAFRNDPHYKVVEDTFHLLKMEGNKFPALKEADAMFDAEKAPTWKDGETCTRCRVQFTLMQRKHHCRNCGEVFCGKCSAKSSLIPKLGFEREVRVCDSCYEKINKKQKGKKSKRSGPAKKDDDLPAEYLASPLSKQPQVSSALKKIPASKTEQEQQEEEELQLALALSKSEHETKEKERERLRSNYGVYGGKTNSERPISPAKTVTVAPAPLDTSDMDPELARYLNRHFWQQKSETQGTQQQQTATTVPSAPSVNSEPRMSTGQINESPPVVSSHLYQNGDTEDSQEQFLSALQGSLEIFVNRMRSNSQRGRPIANDSAVQSLFAVISEMHPQLMTHIQEKEEDRAYYEGLQDKLTQLRDAREALDSLREEHREKKRRQAEEMERLRQIQMMQKLEVMRQKKHEYLEMQRQLALQRLQEQEREMAARFEQQKHLTHIRQMQTFGYPQAYPQTMIGQPGLPPNGAMASHGYTSGGGSTEGSPVHRVGVPPESYMQQPHGPQGMSLPPHLTQGEQPGMYHMGAQYGAMGPSSMPPTGYQTEAMLGPQGYAIQGEQGPMSMAAQHSTVGPMSAPNMGNYSGVYGQMPTAVHHPNPSLGGIEGAASYAGAPTPQEFQSFNMPGLAAALPSHPNAPMFNNPNQPIQQQYVTPGQPQQFQQPTQQPYAVPYQQQGGPTAGQASAGQRELQLISFDD
- the LOC106065411 gene encoding hepatocyte growth factor-regulated tyrosine kinase substrate-like isoform X3, producing the protein MFGGGSSNFTKNLEKATSQLLLEPDWNAVLQIVDSIRQEDVQAKLALQAIRKKIGNENPHVSMFALQVLEACVKNCGSSFHNEVATKEFMEYLKDLVKARQVSIRNDPVKEKILELIQCWSHAFRNDPHYKVVEDTFHLLKMEGNKFPALKEADAMFDAEKAPTWKDGETCTRCRVQFTLMQRKHHCRNCGEVFCGKCSAKSSLIPKLGFEREVRVCDSCYEKINKKQKGKKSKRSGPAKKDDDLPAEYLASPLSKQPQIPASKTEQEQQEEEELQLALALSKSEHETKEKERERLRSNYGVYGGKTNSERPISPAKTVTVAPAPLDTSDMDPELARYLNRHFWQQKSETQGTQQQQTATTVPSAPSVNSEPRMSTGQINESPPVVSSHLYQNGDTEDSQEQFLSALQGSLEIFVNRMRSNSQRGRPIANDSAVQSLFAVISEMHPQLMTHIQEKEEDRAYYEGLQDKLTQLRDAREALDSLREEHREKKRRQAEEMERLRQIQMMQKLEVMRQKKHEYLEMQRQLALQRLQEQEREMAARFEQQKHLTHIRQMQTFGYPQAYPQTMIGQPGLPPNGAMASHGYTSGGGSTEGSPVHRVGVPPESYMQQPHGPQGMSLPPHLTQGEQPGMYHMGAQYGAMGPSSMPPTGYQTEAMLGPQGYAIQGEQGPMSMAAQHSTVGPMSAPNMGNYSGVYGQMPTAVHHPNPSLGGIEGAASYAGAPTPQEFQSFNMPGLAAALPSHPNAPMFNNPNQPIQQQYVTPGQPQQFQQPTQQPYAVPYQQQGGPTAGQASAGQRELQLISFDD